The segment attgggagtgactggcttcaaagtggccttgaggaggtctgctgcaaacagcGAGCTCCTGGCTGTGAGCCTTATCTGGGGATGTAGGGGAAGAACATGTTCCGCAAACAAACTTGTTTTGTTCCTACTTTTGCACacgaagtatggaatgttccctttttgctacccagatatccgggaggctagattgaaagtaacaagagagcaagggagtaatatactgaaaaaacagGCTTGGTCAGCGAAAGAGCtgtgagaaatgatataaaataaagcagctgaaactcaaaaaaaaaaaaaaaaattcaaaaggtcaaaaagattttctgaccaaaaaaaagtttatgtttttttaacttaATCTGTGTAATCTTGGGCCTCTCTGATTCAGTTTTCTAGTTTGTAAAATTGGAGCTGAGgtgagctatatatatatatatatatttttttttttacatgggcaggcacgggaatcgaacccggatcctctggcatggcaggcaagccacTTCCTTTGGGGTAGTGCTGTCTATGttctattttaaaagtctttaccTGTTCTAAGTTTATGAAGTATTTCCTGCATTATCTTCCTGAAGTTTTATTATTTCAcctttcttgcctgctgagccaccatggcccacctgaggTGAGCTATCTTGAAGGCAGTTGAAGATTAATtgagaaatttgttctaaaaacaCTGAAACACTGAAGCTCTGTCTATCATACAGATTGTGATTAACAAAAACTAGCTTATTTCTAATTATGTCCAGATTTGTTACGTATAAATAACGAAGGTGGATTGAGTCTAGAAATTCTTACCTAGTTCTAGAAATTGGCACTCTCAAGTCCTGACAGACAATAGCAAAGGCAGACAATCACTGTAATATTCGTTGTTACTTGGCCCTAGAAATTGGCATTCTCAAGCCCTGACAGTACCCTACAAACTGGCAGACAATTGCTGAGGGTTCTGGTGCTGTAATGTTAGCTTTGTAACCGTCCTTTCTCCGAGGGAATGGGCtgctctcatggctctaccaaccTTCTCCCTCCACCAGTCGACAGTTTACAAGTGTCCCCAGTTTCCGCTTTGGATGGCTCAGTGCACTCTGGATCACTTTTCCTTCACTTAGTGGTTTCTAAGTAGAGTGCCAAATCCTCAGTGCATTTCTTTGCAACCTCATAGTTCGTGCTCACCTAGGTTACTTAACTTCATTGACTGATAATCTGGTACCTAGGAGAAATGTAAAGTTGATAGGAAGTACATCGATATCTGTGTGGATGGCAGTCCAAGCAAAAAAGACAAGATATTCGATGAAATTTATTCAAGCAGGTCCTATAGTGTGTGAATAACCTAAAATGATGGGTTTGTGCACGTTCTCATCAAATTCATTATAGCAGATTGGACAAGACAGGAACTGTCCATTGAATTGCCTTCCCAGACATTGTGGAAGCTGCATGTGCAGCCTAGCAGATCTATATTTTGCTGTATAGTGCTTCATAACCTGAGGGAGCCGGAGGGGGGGCGGCAGTGCAGGGTAAGGTGTGTCGTTAAAAGCCACTCTGGGAGCCCCACAAAGCACCGAGGCACCTCATCTCACCAGGACAGAGATCAGTGGTGGTTCTACCACCTGCAGCTCCAATGGGAGCTGCAGGGGCAAGGTAGCTGGCAGCTGTGGTGGAGGTTGTGGCCTCCTCCTCTCTTGAGGCTTCTTGAATTTGTGGTATGATATCTTTCATAGATTTTAGAATGTTCTCAGCcattttcttctcaaatattacttcactcctttctctcctctgctTCTGAGACTCCAGTGACATACACCTTAGACCCTTCAACTGAATTCTGTATCTCTCCAGTATTTCTCTCCCCTTTGTCTCTCCATGCTTCATTCTGCATATTTTTCATTTGGCACTTGAGTTTTCTTCTCAACTGTGTTGATTTGCTCTTATATCCATTCATTCAGTTCTTGTATgttcagttctagaatttccatttagttctttttaaagttttaaattatctgccaTAATTCTCATTCTTATCTTTTATATTCATGAACATTGTGCGCATTATTTTCAAGCCTGGATCTAGAGGTGCtgtagttcttttttattttctgatgtttttcttttggttttcattttggtTGTTTTGTGTCCTTGTGTgccttgttcatttttaaaatgtgtgctaGACACTGTGTTTGCAAAATAATCTGTAGAAATGATTTGGGGACTGGAATGATGTTACCTTCCTTCAGTGTGGATTTGTTTGATTCTGCTAGGTATTGGGGAGCACTGAAAATCTGGAATCATCTCGGTCCAGTTTCATGGTTTGAGAAGATTTGAAACTGAGTTACAGCACCTGAAGATGCCTGTCTCCTTCTAATCATCCTTAGGCCTATGGTATTGCACTTTGGGGTCCCATTCCCAAAAAGAGTTTATTTAGGAGCCCTCCATGGTGTGTCTTATACTTTAAAACTTGTTTCTCATCTCCATGAGGCTGTCAGGAGTATTACTTGATCTCTCCTTGGTCCCCTCCAGAAGCTACAAACGACTCTGTTGAAAAGCAGCTTTATGTGCTGGACTCACGTCTCTGGGTCTCTGTTTTTCCAAGGAACCTGGCCCTGCTATTCTTCATTGTCTTATTATATCTCCAGTAGCTTAAGaagatgttttatatattttgtccagtttttctATAGGAGAGTTAGCACCAATTAACTTGTTCATTCTTACTGGAAGTAGAAGTTATATACTGATCTCTGCCACATTTTTCTTAGAACCCCATAAAGATGCTTAAATTGCCAGAGCCATTCTTCAGTTGCTTACTAGGGTGGGGGGTATTCTCTGGCTTTCCAGGAACTTCTGGAGTCAGAAAATGCTGATTGGCTTTTTGAGTTCTTACAGGTGACAGAGCAGATGTGTCATGGTGAAATCCAATCAGACCTCACCTGTCATAGGGTTCATTCTCCTGGGGCTGTCAGCCCATCCAAAGCTGGAGAAAATATTCTTTGTGCTCATCCTGCTGATGTACCTGGTGGTCCTGCTGGGCAACGGGGTCCTCATCCTGGTCACCATCCATGACTCTCGCCTGCACacgcccatgtacttcttcctgggGAACCTCTCCTTCCTGGACATCTGCTACACAACCTCCTCAGTCCCCCTCATTCTTGACAGCTTCCTTACTCCCAGGAAAACCATCCCCTCTCAGCCTGTGCTGGGCAGATGTTCCTCTCCTTTGCCATGGGAGCCACAGAGTGTGTGCTCCTGAGCATGATGGCGTTTGATCGCTACGTGGCCATCTGTGACCCCCTTAGATACCCCGTGGTCATGAGCAAGGCTGCCTACGTGCCCATGGCGGCTGGCTCCTGGGCAGCTGGAATCACCAACTCTGTAGTGCAGACATCCCTGGCAATGCGACTGCCCTTCTGTGGAGACATCATCATCAACCATTTTACCTGTGAGATCCTGGCTGTCCTGAAGTTGGCCTGCGCTGACATCTCAATTAATGTGATCAGCATGGTTGTGGCCAACATGATTTTCCTTGTTATCccagttctgtttatttttgtctccTATGTCTTCATCCTCACCACCATCCTGAGGATTCCCTCAGCTGAGGGGAGGCGAaaggccttctccacctgctctgCCCACCTCGCAGTCGTGGTTGTCTTTTATGGGACGATTCTCTTCATGTATGGGAAACCCAAGTCTAAGGACCCACTTGGGACAGATAAACAGGACCTGTCAGACAAGCTCATCTCACTCTTCTATGGGGTGCTGACCCCCATGCTCAACCCCATCATCTACAGTCTGAGGAACAAGGACGTGAAGGCGGCTGTGAGGAACCTGGGAGCTCAGAAATAGTTAACTGAATAAATAGTCATAGATTTCCAGGTTTCAGAAACAAATGACCTCCAAACTCCTCATTGTACTCATGGGGAAATGGTAATGCAGAGAGATCCTTGGGCTGTTATTGGAAAGAGTATTTTGATTTCTGGTACTGCTGGTTAGTTTTTTGGCTAACTATGAAACACAGTGTATGATATTATAGCTTAATTTTGTTGCCCAAATCTTAAATCCTCTGACACCAGGATCTAATGAATATCTATAAAGAGTTAAATCTGtgaacaaagagacaaacaaacaaaaaaaagttttattggtaGTGGGAACTTTGCTATGTTGTTTTGCCCTGTGTTGAGCTGCTTACTCTACTCTGCTTTGGTCTCATGCCAGAGACATCCATTGTATCTTAGgtaggaataaattgaaaaatgtcATCCACCCCAACATACAATGATATTCATTAGCACCATGACAGGAATTCCTCTCACATTTTAGCACTAGAAATAGCGGGACTTATCTGAAACAACTACTTGTTTTGATCTAATGGATACTAAGTAACGTGTCATTCACCATATTCTATTTTTGCTGCATTTCTTATTTTAAGCTCAGAGGCAAGCATGCCACACCACCAACGCCTGCCTCCACCTCTTGGAACAGTAAAATGCCTCATGACTGGGTGCCAGTGGCCTCCAAACTTTTTAACGTGCAACCAACATGACACATGGCCATTACATCCAGCACATTCCCTTGGTATGCTCACATTATGATCAAACCCCAAAGAAGATTGTGGGCaagcaaatgcaaaaataattctTACTTCCACAACTGATAAGGGGCCAGCAATAATAGTTAATCCCTACCACTGGTGGCACAGGTAAGGTCAATAATGGGTCCCGTGTACTTCCAGAGCCCTGACTGAAGTCCATGACTTTCTCCTCCACTTAAGGAATGTGTTGAAATATGAGTAAGACTGACTGTAttttaggaattatttttaatttgtgacATATTTGTTAAAGTCAGTTATTACCAAACTTTGGTCCTTTAGCAATCACAGATATGTGGCTggatgttttctctctttctttcctctcctttccttcctcatcCCATGTTAAATCAGACCCAGGTCCTTGTGTcagatatgtttgttttttttttttaattgtgaactataacatatatacaaaagaaggaatacattccaagtatattttaacaagtagttatacaatagatttaaagtttggcatggattacagttctgtgatttttcatttgttcatccagctgcttcaaaacactggacaccaaaaggaatatcaatagattgattcagcagtcatattcatttgttaaatcctatcttctctattttattcttctcttttttgtaaaaaataacatgtacaaaaaagcaacacatttcaaagtacattgcaacaattagttgtagaacagatttcagagtttgatatgggttacaatcccacaattttaggtttttagttttagctgctctaaggttctggagactaaaagaaatattaatgtattgattcagcaatcacactcatttgttaaacctgaccttctctgtataaccccaccatcatctttgatctttctcccattctttaatggactatggccattctaagtttttcatgttggaaggggctgtcaataatatagggtagggggacagaactaactgatgttctggagaggctggccgctctgcatttcaggacttatatggtccagggacccatctggaggttgtagatttctggaaagttatcttagtgcatggaaattttgtagaatcttacataatgccctagctgttctttaggattggcaggaatggtttggttggggtttggcaagtaatGATAAGCAGCAAGTTCtaacttgcataaaagtgacctccagagtcccctctcgactctatttgaactctctgagccattgataccttatttgtaatacttcttttcccccttttggtcaggatccattgttgatcccacagtgccagggccagactcatccctaggagtcatctagggagactttcacccctggatgtcatgtccacgtagagtggagggcaatgatttcacttgcagagtcagATATGTTTTTGTTGGTGGGAGTGCTGTGGGGCCCAAAGAGGAATATTTCAGGGAATTGAGACAGCTGGAATGTATCAGTTcccttcacatttttaaaagcctaatCCCATCAAAGAGATGCATGTAGGTGCCTGATGGGAAAAGTGTAAGAACAAGTCAGGGGCGAAAGGCTCCTAACGCAGGGGAGAAGTAGAAGTTGGCTGACCCCACTCTGGGCAGGACTCACCCCCTGCTCCATGGCAGTGCCTAGAGGCCTTGGACAGAATGAATGCTTGATCCTCACAAACAGAACAGCCCGACACCAAGCTTCTCACAGAGCTGGTACACCCtcactggtgtttttttttttcatgggcaggcaccaggaatcgaacccaggtctccagcatggaaggagacctgggttccttcCATGAGTGGCCTGCCCCACTGGTGCATTTTTATTGCCTTTGTGAATAGGTTGTCTGCTGGGCCTACCTAGGATAAACAGTTGGCTAGTGGGTTTTTGGTCTCACGTAATGTGTCCATTCTAAGCATCTGCACTCCCCCAACCCTCTGATCTCCTCCTCCAAACTCTATCAAGGCAGTTCTAGCCTCCCCATCCCATTTACTGTAACCATGGTTGTGTCCCAGCTTCATAAACCCATAGTATCAGCATACTAGGATAATTCCAGTTATTCTTGCCAAGTCCTTAATCCTGAGTCAGGGAGACTGTGCTTTATTAAGAAACACTCCCCAATTAGTCTTGAATGAACATCCCACTCTCCCTTCCTCAAGATCCACTCTCACACACGTTCCCTCCAATTCCTTCTGGTACGTGTTAGTGAAGTCCTGAAATTCTCTTGGTGAGTACACTATTTCCTCTCAGAGCAGGAACATCATGAGGGGGAAATGAGGGAAGGCTGGGGTGGCCCGCGAGGAGGATATCTGCCCTGGATGAGGTCTTGGCATGTTCCCCAGGAAGGAGAGGCTGCTTTCCTGCAGCCGGGGGAAGGCGTGATTCTTTAGCCCTGGAGGGTTCAGGGAAATTTGAGGATTCAAGATTCTCAGGTGCATCCACCCAAATATCCTTATTCCAGAATTCAGGGTCCCATTTTTACCTATCAGGGCCTTTAGTTTTGCATTGGGAACCTGTTGAAGCAGCACGTTCGGTCTCCTTTGTAGCTGTgccatttttacaaataaatccTCGGCCTGCTTTTTAACACATCTTCCCTGGGGTTTCAGGAGATGAGAATCTCCTTAAAAACTGTTGTAGAGGTCTTTTGGTTTTCATAGCGTGACATTAGCATATGGTTGGCTTTCCTGACCCTGTTGTTCTCTTTCTTTAAGGTTTATATAGTAGCtaacaaaagacagccaattcTACTATCTGCATAGACACAACTACACCATATTTCTGAAGTGCTAGAGCTACTGAATAACTCTACCTGCTTCTCAAAATAGCCCAACACAAGTGAATGTCAATAAATATGATGCTACAAGCCAGGGGTCATCACTACTTCACTTATCAACAGAAATGGGGTCCTATTTGCCATTTGAGCAGTATGTTTTCTAGGGTAACTTCTGGTAATAATTGTCTCAGCTGTGTCCCCCAAAGGCAGAGCCTGAGTCAAGGACTTAGCTGTAGATAATTTATTTTGGAGGTGATACCAGGAAGCCACCATGAGGGAACAAGGAGAGTGAGACAGGAAGGAGGAAAAGCCAACATAAGGTTATGTAAGGTGGCTGCTGTGGGCAATGAGGATTCAATTCTGCTTAAGACACCTAGGAAGTATAAAGAATGCCTTTCATAATTGTTTACATGAAGGATGAGATGCAAGGATTTATCCCCACCTCCTTTCAGTTGATTGAGGGTTGCTTCCAAAGTTGTTAAATTAGTATTCTACTGCtatgtaacaaagtaccacaattTGGTTGCTTAAACCAACatccatttattagctcacaacgCTTTAAGTCAGAAGTGTGGCATGGCATAGTTTGGTTTTTTGCTTAGGgtattaaaagactgaaatcaaaaTGTTGGGCTGGACTGAGTTCTTGTCTTGAGACTCTGGAGAAAAATTtggttccaagtttattcttgttGCTGgcaaaattcagttccttgtagCTCTAGGACTGAGGTCCCCTTTCCTTTCTACATGTCCCCATTCATCTTCAAGCCAGCAACAGTACATCAAATCCTTTTAGACTTCCCTTTTGCCACCAACCAGAGAAAATCTCTGCTTTTCAAGGACTCATAGGATTAGGTTAGATCCCCTTGAGTAgctccctattttaaggtcaaaTGTTTCATTTAACATAGCCAAATCATGGAAATAAAATCCATCATTTTCAGCTGCCCAGGGATTATGCAGAGCATGTATGCAATGGGGAGGGAAATCTTGGAGGCATCTTAGGTTCCTGTCTGCCACAGCCATTGGCTCTCCTCAAGTGGCTTAGTACACTTGAGAGTGGAGTAAGCAGGCTCACATGGCATTGAAAAAATCCTGgagcagagaagcagaaaaacatgATGTACACTTTTGAGGTTGACACTGTTAGCTCAAGATGAGTCTAATTTACACACATTGTCCCCACAGCTGTGGCTGAAATAAAAGGTAATCTGAGAGAGAATATGAAATAGGATTCCATAGTATTTACTAATTATGAATGGATTCATGGAGCCAAACTCAAATCACATCCTAAAGACATCATACAATGTGCCCTATGCCTTTTAAGGGACACTGCTCCCACCTTCAGTGCAGTCAGATTTTAGGTACCACTGCTGGACACAGCTCGGTGGACCAGTGCAAGTGACCCAAGAACAACCAATCCATAGGTAAGTATGATTTATCTGACTAAAGCTAAAGGGATAACTGGGATAATGAATTTACCTTTGGGGAATTCAGAATTAGGGAAATGGGAGAACTAAATCAGTTTAGTGAGAGCCAAATCAGAAAAGATTGATCATGAAAATGTATGAGCTAGAGTTGAAGTTACGGGGGtgaaataggaagcaaaaatgagaaattagCAGAGGAAACccatgagaagagaaaagagataaaaacaaatgtaGAAAGTATCCAAGTTGCATTAATAGAGGAAGTTCAAAAGGCTTTCCTTCTTCTGTGGCCCCATGACCCCGGGAGGCACCTGATATCAAGAACCCCCTCCACCTTCACAAACTTTTAGCTTTGCCCTCTTAAGAACCCTGTTCTTGGATTTGCATAAGATTCCACTACTTGCTCTAAATGTATCCTTATTTAGACCGCAACAGCAATAAAATCTTACTTACGCTATCTTAAGTGGATCCTAGTTCCTTATAATTAAAAGAGCAAAACTAAATAAGAAGAATCTAGGACCCACTACTCTTCAAACAGTCACTCCCTGATCCTCTGATATGGTGTAGCTTGAATATATTAGTTAGAATAATCAGAATGTCTCTTAAGAATCTGAACAAAGAACCATGGAAAGAACTGAGCATGTGGCAACAGCAGTTGAAACAGAGAGATTATCATACATAGATAGACCATATGTATGCATTCATCAAAGTCACGAGGCAACAGAAACGATAAAGAAATGTTTTGGAGTAATAAAAGATTGATGAAGTCAgttgaaagaaagaagcagacaCGGGGAGCAACTCTGAGTCAAATTAAAGGTGGAGCACTAAAGCAAATATACAAGAACTCTTGCTGAAGAGTGTCCTAGAAATAAATTGAATGTAGACTCACCCATTAAATCCTGTTCTTTCTGTTTATATCCTCCTGGATTCTCAAGCACATGTTTATTTATTCCATTGTTTGAAGTAAATGGAGTTAAACGATTCAAGAGGTGATTCAGAGGCCACTGGAGACCTTAGCAGGAATAAACtcaacaacaagcaaacacatgAGCTTCCAGTTGGGAAAATTCTTAAAGAACTCTCAGTCCAGCCTTCTACCTGATCTAGACATTCCTTTCACAACCTTCCCATTTAGAGATCATATAATCTCTGCTTGGATTCTCTAGTGATAAGGAAAGAATTTCTCACTATCTCCTGAGGTAGCCTGTTTTACTCTTAGAAATACTTTCTTTTGCTGAGCCCAAAACTGCTATCCCGGATTATCATTAGTCTGGGTTTGGTTCCCTGGCACCATCCAGATTACATCTACCCCTTCTCCTCCAGGAAAGCCATTCATGGATTTGTTGACAGCAGCAATCCATGCCACTACGTGGCACATCTTTTTGCATGAATGGCACTCCCTGGAGTAACACAACGCATGGCCACTGCAGCATTAAATGGTGAGCTTGACCATGTTCTCCTGGATCTGCTCCTTCAGCAACCATTTTAGGGTGGGTAGAAATGAAGGGGGGATgtggattttcttttcacttcatattttacttgaatttttttaaataggtgaTGCAttcatataatataaattattttaatttaagaagtGACAAACTTCCTTGTCACgtttttctcttatttgcttATCAGTCTGTATGAACCATTCACAGATAACTACTATTATAAATTTACATGTCCTTcttggtttctctcttttttatacaaaagataaaatagtatACATACTGTTCATTATCTTACTGCTTTCACTTTTCTTGCTGTTATAATTTAAGGCATTTCACTCCTATTTACCtcagaatacatttaaaaaataaaagtgttctTATATAACCACAATGCCATTATCTTACCTTAAAGAGCAGCCATCATTCCCCATCCACATTTAGCTTTCCTAATA is part of the Tamandua tetradactyla isolate mTamTet1 unplaced genomic scaffold, mTamTet1.pri scaffold_149_ctg1, whole genome shotgun sequence genome and harbors:
- the LOC143673145 gene encoding LOW QUALITY PROTEIN: olfactory receptor 13C7-like (The sequence of the model RefSeq protein was modified relative to this genomic sequence to represent the inferred CDS: inserted 1 base in 1 codon): MVKSNQTSPVIGFILLGLSAHPKLEKIFFVLILLMYLVVLLGNGVLILVTIHDSRLHTPMYFFLGNLSFLDICYTTSSVPLILDSFLTPRKTIXLSACAGQMFLSFAMGATECVLLSMMAFDRYVAICDPLRYPVVMSKAAYVPMAAGSWAAGITNSVVQTSLAMRLPFCGDIIINHFTCEILAVLKLACADISINVISMVVANMIFLVIPVLFIFVSYVFILTTILRIPSAEGRRKAFSTCSAHLAVVVVFYGTILFMYGKPKSKDPLGTDKQDLSDKLISLFYGVLTPMLNPIIYSLRNKDVKAAVRNLGAQK